GACCAGTACGTTGATGTCAAGGTCGATATCAATATTCCAATTAGGGTAACGATGGAGCTTAGCGACCCTGATATTTCAAAATCTTTTTTAGATCAACTCAATGAAGACCTTTTTCTCATTGTCCAATTATTTGAAGAGGAAATCCGTAAAAGTACCCTGTATCTAGCTTTTTTACCAGGGGAAAAGATAGTTCCTGAAAAAGAAAAATCAGGTATGTTTACAAGAATCTTCACTGACTCAATGTTACCACTCTTCGTTGGTTTAATGGCCCTAACGTTTCTTTTTTACTGGATAATTGGCGTTTATGCACCCTTAATCTTTGTCGGTTTATCTATAATTCTAGTACTTTTTTCTGGAAATCTCATAGTTAAAAGAGCCAACTGGAAAATTACGAAAGAGCAACCTGAAATATATCTTTTACAATACCATTTTTCACCCGATAAATTCAAAGATTTCTATAGAAAATATGCCAAAAAAATCCCTACAATCAGAAAAGCAATTTATGATGTTACATTCGCTACTGGAAAGCCTGTAAACTGCGAAACGGCAGGTGAAATTTTTTCAAACTATGGTATAGATTGTCAATCAAAGGATTTCACTATTAAAAAGGTTAACCTATACCAGCTAGTAAAAAAGGCATCAGATATTTTTGGTCAACCTATGCCAAAGATTGCAGTTACTAATACAATCATACCAAATGCTGCAGCCGCAGGTCCAAGTCCGAGATTAGGAACTATAATGGTTACGACAGGGATCATGACACAACTTGAAGAAGACGAGTTGTTGAGTGTAATCGGCCATGAAGTAAGTCACCTGAAAGCCCACGATCCTATTGTGATGTTCTCACTATTTAGCGCTGAATATCTTCTTCGTTTCTACATATTATGGCCCTACTTGTTCTTCTTAGGTTTCATATCCTTTTGGTTATATTTCATTGCGGCGATAGGACTTATC
This genomic interval from Candidatus Methylarchaceae archaeon HK02M2 contains the following:
- a CDS encoding M56 family metallopeptidase gives rise to the protein MIDVYSNPRLNKTEYTIDTEFSIGNLSYLPEYIRQYYLIRHEKYRTFRNIRIVSENEKKYLYYRVILPKIDQYVDVKVDINIPIRVTMELSDPDISKSFLDQLNEDLFLIVQLFEEEIRKSTLYLAFLPGEKIVPEKEKSGMFTRIFTDSMLPLFVGLMALTFLFYWIIGVYAPLIFVGLSIILVLFSGNLIVKRANWKITKEQPEIYLLQYHFSPDKFKDFYRKYAKKIPTIRKAIYDVTFATGKPVNCETAGEIFSNYGIDCQSKDFTIKKVNLYQLVKKASDIFGQPMPKIAVTNTIIPNAAAAGPSPRLGTIMVTTGIMTQLEEDELLSVIGHEVSHLKAHDPIVMFSLFSAEYLLRFYILWPYLFFLGFISFWLYFIAAIGLIFFFGKFLESRADLDSAKMIGQPKVMAEALRKIAFRRLFPLYKREPKFRSFRRSEWLQFDPHPPAYFRIAQLDGLQEPEKIKNTFFMSIKEALKGFLRA